Proteins encoded within one genomic window of Brassica rapa cultivar Chiifu-401-42 chromosome A09, CAAS_Brap_v3.01, whole genome shotgun sequence:
- the LOC103840668 gene encoding small subunit processome component 20 homolog isoform X1 — protein MATPADSRAVKSLNNSQGTNKFVFKKVGEKMEDTKTEVVNVFKSLEKVKAEPSQGSTFLKDRLVELRELNTTEHFTKFYEEMFPFVQTLPLVISQKEIVFSKLVSGLHMEARLSLGAFLELIDDLSRDLLDSFIPFLPRLVNSLVTLLKKGGQKEPDIVKQIFVSWSNIVMNLQKYLICDIERVLRDTLELRYYPQESINELMSRSMALLLRTARDEQREIGDELLFFLISLCFLLVYIRDSLFDSYLMNVTGIKRIISELADPLKKCGGAGLLYHVMIRDASEKSLHSKAGKALSFLLKDSTLSSCDDFPQGSGSTVEAVSSALQRICEATNAEELTVLWDCLFKETKESIKNKNSAHLTRLLTLLTSAVRVGKGLKACDYRYLVGLVSQIVPTFMDSSDVLSRFLGLMLCTIDIPSDVNELESIASQWTPIFSLKSLSLVSFLRGLLEKKDGLIVQVFACNILSCINNMITESSEEVIPLLLSLCKKQQTSHDKVDIVYGSFESIQVFLEDKIKKIQINIENTGLAQIDEAELAAVWGAVNCFPYFKLDSSLLIRFKNTLKQQLAASAVSGSSAQELMWQSLLGSALRSCLKIRSTGRLIHSDVEEVLSLAKCYKSCVQVLSPVADYLDFVYRPQLANDDISKPCPELQANNAEDAFDIFCENLRHPNKDVRLMTLRILCHFEPLSPDPCVEEHPPPMKKLKTEVVQKSPSKKNDVTTNVLQILKTVGESRPTLRSKKDLDAVRHLADDRIHDAYVPLVFNGMIGLFHTNNESTEIWEPASKCLADLMMKHTSALWNGFVHYLGHCQLKIEALHIHRGNGNYSVSQKHTGLMESFNAFISPRFNGTPTADVVSLLLKTLQKVPSVAQSHTSDILPLLLKFMGYKTENPLRVGLYNSEACKGKEWKGLLEQSLALLKLMKNPRSSRVSQFVNDVMQYRFLDDNDAEIQMSVLECLVLSNDYLLPHRHRLENLIKSKKLREELTNWNFSKDIEEAHRSHFVSLVIRIIMPKVRSLKNSASRERTSIRHREAVLGFISQLDVNELSLFFALLMKPLNIISDEATDLFWSSGKSSLDYFQRSKFSKYINVDALSTLSWKMKSGFLHVIQHILEVFDVFHVRPFLDFLMGCVVRLLVNNAPNIDEESNNIDKEIVSTNHDQAGTSLKQFKELRSLCLKIIARVLKKYEDCDLGSEFWDLFFSAVNPLIKSFKQEGSSSEKPSSLFTCFLSMSKSPNLVTFLCREESLVPDIFSIPTVTTASEAIKSSALSFIKNLLSLEKDMEDDDHMNKGFLNPYIDALINNLHSLFRGDILRRKSFKYHGEREIKILKLLSKHIRDESHVMKYLNILLSFLDKRVKYSDIHREALLAIQDITSLLGSESTNKIIDTVSLLLVDAKPDVRLCICNLLESLAKIDSSLDRVAKCVSDMNATSPMKVDDLDYETIMDAYAKIDVDFLNESSEQHMMIILSQSLYNMTSKEVMLKDCACNLLCTFIEFSASLLCQEASAHSDIGKEVSKSVARWTGDRVLWIMNKFILKHIGDAVNNGISCGKGEILLIRKMVMRLPDSGNLSAFRPLCSENDDLDFFKNVFNIQAHRRAKAINSFAKEIKDSSLPEGVVRKLLVSIFFNMLLEGQERKGQDSKGRVKKGQNSKDENVLDACEEALASLSAHMSWTSYYALLKGCFREMKQHTDKSKRLLDLVCLILDKFHFAEGGEAHEEIRGCLDKTLYPKITKLFDSESDGVNFNAYVAAVKVLKLLPKEIMDSKIDSLVNKLSNFLRDAMESTREGARKALASCLKELGLENYLQLVVKKLVSVLTKGSEVHVLGYTVNHILSKCLPSPTGWKLDHCLEDLLDVVEADILGDVDEQKEDKKDLMNKRKKKKETIKRKSLDSLRLIAENVTFRSHALTLLSPVTKQLQGPMTSKLKSTLQDMLKHIAIGLEGNPSVDQGHLFCFIYHLVNDNKKSGLRGQISSRPSKKKRKSRRIQDTSGAKSCPHLITVFALNLLHNRLKRIQPNNTNEELVSKLDPFVKLLVGCLSSVYEDVVSSSVKCFTALLRLQLPSFRSEAREVKTKVLAIAQSAVSSSSPLVQSCLKLLTALVSNDNFKLSSEELKMLIQFRMFSDLESDSSVASLSLLKAIVRKKLKVPKIYDIADQVSRLMITHQDKSIRNKCGDILVEFLVNYVSSEKRLEGHFNFFQKNLSYEHSTGREAVLDVLQKLIHKFPDPSPGKQSKPCLGHQSVVDQQSQNLFIELALHLERENDQKLLAKICDVMKLLIGCMNNYKSSLKLSLGWYKQENSRVRGAKVLRLFIEAEKKFPEKKCSILLKEGKTILESAVKLQNTVEEGSIPLWKEAYYSLIMIEKMLTRFPHLCFREDSKDVWTMVFKLLLHRHEWLQTTTCRLLHYYFKNLPESTEAESLLGKPSSLFMVAASLCFQLKLKVDRNRVVNKNNDTTEEDYLRENLVFAVTGLHSMIGQTDDEYWSSLDSDEQAKFMEAFLVFDSGKVRSTFLALTSSGHLKGQDDVRNVLVGSLLKRMGKLAFDVDSHQMRIVFNVCKEFASNLNQEECRLYAFRILLPLYKVCQGFTGKVITDELEQLAEEVRDGIRDKSLGVQMFVKVYSEIKKSLEVKRQKRRREEKEMAVVNPERNAKRKLKVASKNKANKKRRMMRSKMDRWSRS, from the exons TTATCGAGAGATCTCTTGGACAGCTTTATTCC CTTCCTTCCAAGGCTTGTTAACTCCTTAGTGACACTCCTGAAAAAGGGTGGTCAGAAAGAGCCAGATATTGTTAAGCAG ATATTCGTATCATGGTCCAACATAGTAATGAACCTGCAGAAGTATCTCATATGCGACATCGAACGTGTTCTCAG GGATACACTGGAGCTGAGGTACTACCCCCAAGAATCTATCAACGAATTGATGTCACGTTCTATGGCACTTTTGTTGAGGACTGCACGGGATGAGCAACGCGAGATAGGTGAtgaattgcttttttttttaatttctttatgTTTTCTCCTTGTCTATATTAGGGACAGTCTATTTGATTCTTATCTCATGAACGTTACAGGGATCAAGAGGATCATTTCTGAACTTGCTGACCCACTGAAGAAATGTGGAGGAGCTGGACTACTATATCATGTTATGATCAGGGATGCTTCTGAGAAAAGTCTCCATTCCAAAGCTGGGAAAGCTTTGAGTTTCTTGCTGAAAGATTCAACATTGTCCTCTTGTGATGATTTTCCTCAGG GTTCTGGTAGTACAGTAGAAGCTGTGAGTTCAGCTTTGCAAAGAATATGCGAGGCAACTAATGCAGAAGAATTAACCGTTCTGTGGGACTGCTTgtttaaagaaacaaaagaatcaatcaaaaacaaaaactcagcTCATTTGACCCGACTCTTGACACTGCTTACTTCAGCTGTTAGGGTTGGGAAAGGTCTCAAAGCTTGTG ATTACCGATATTTGGTTGGACTTGTGAGCCAGATTGTGCCAACTTTTATGGATTCCTCTGATGTTCTCAGTAGATTTCTAGGACTGATGTTATGCACCATTGACATACCCAGTGATGTCAATGAGCTGGAATCCATTGCTTCACAATGGACCCCCATTTTTTCGTTGAAGAGTTTAAG TTTGGTGAGTTTCTTGCGGGGGTTGCTAGAGAAGAAAGATGGATTAATAGTGCAAGTCTTTGCCTGTAATATATTAAG CTGCATCAACAATATGATTACGGAGTCTTCGGAGGAGGTTATTCCTCTGTTACTATCATTGTGTAAGAAGCAGCAAACTAGTCACGACAAGGTGGATATCGTATATGGATCATTTGAGAGTATTCAGGTCTTCTTGGAAGACAAGATTAAGAAGATTCAAATAAATATAGAGAATACTGGATTAGCTCAAATTGATGAGGCTGAGTTGGCTGCTGTCTGGGGAGCTGTCAATTGTTTTCCCTATTTTAAATTGGATTCATCATTACTGATTCGCTTCAAGAATACTCTGAAACAGCAGTTGGCAGCCTCAGCTG TCAGCGGTTCTAGTGCTCAGGAACTAATGTGGCAGAGCTTACTTGGTTCTGCCTTGAGGTCATGTCTCAAAATCCGTTCTACTGGAAGACTCATCCACAGTGATGTAGAGGAAGTTTTGTCTCTTGCTAAATGTTACAAGTCATGTGTACAAGTGCTGTCTCCCGTAGCCGACTATTTGGATTTTGTGTATAG ACCTCAATTAGCAAACGATGATATCTCTAAGCCATGTCCAGAGCTACAAGCAAACAATGCTGAAGATGCCTTTGACATATTTTGTGAAAATTTGCGTCACCCGAACAAAGACGTCCGTCTTATGACTCTAAGGATCTTGTGCCATTTTGAACCTTTGTCTCCTGACCCTTGTGTTGAAGAGCATCCTCCTCCAATGAAGAAGCTGAAAACTGAAGTGGTCCAGAAGTCTCCCTCTAAAAAGAATGATGTCACTACGAAT GTTCTTCAGATACTGAAAACAGTTGGAGAGTCTCGTCCCACATTACGGAGTAAAAAGGATTTGGATGCAGTACGGCATCTCGCTGATGACAGGATACATGATGCATATGTGCCGCTTGTATTCAATGGAATGATAGGGTTGTTTCATACAAATAATGAATCTACTGAAATTTGGGAACCAGCATCTAAGTGCCTTGCGGATCTTATGATGAAGCACACAAGCGCGCTGTGGAATGGTTTTGTTCATTATTTGGGCCACTGCCAACTAAAAATTGAAGCACTCCACATTCATAGAGGGAATGGAAACTACAGCGTTTCACAGAAGCATACTG GTCTGATGGAGAGTTTTAATGCATTCATCTCCCCGCGGTTTAATGGTACGCCTACTGCAGATGTAGTATCTCTGTTGCTAAAGACCTTACAGAAAGTTCCCAGTGTTGCTCAGTCTCATACCTCTGATATTCTCCCTCTGCTATTGAAATTTATGGGGTACAAGACCGAAAACCCTTTGAG GGTCGGACTGTATAACAGCGAAGCTTGTAAAGGAAAGGAGTGGAAGGGGTTGCTGGAACAGTCTTTGGCTTTGCTGAAGCTGATGAAGAATCCGAGGTCGTCACGTGTTAGTCAATTTGTAAACGACGTTATGCAGTACAG GTTCTTGGATGATAATGATGCTGAAATACAAATGAGTGTCCTAGAGTGCCTTGTGCTGTCGAATGACTATTTACTCCCACACCGCCATCGTTTGGAGAATCTGATCAAGTCTAAAAAACTGAGAGAAGAGCTCACGAACTGGAACTTCTCCAAGGACATTGAGGAAGCTCACAGATCTCACTTTGTTTCTCTTGTAATTAGAATCATTATGCCAAAAGTTAGGAGTTTAAAAAATTCAGCGTCGCGTGAG cGTACAAGTATTCGTCACAGGGAGGCAGTTCTTGGCTTTATATCTCAGCTGGATGTTAATGAACTTTCCCTCTTCTTTGCATTGTTGATGAAGCCTTTGAACATTATATCAGATGAAGCAACGGACCTGTTTTGGAGCTCCGGTAAAAGCTCTCTGGATTATTTCCAAAGGTCCAAGTTCTCGAAATATATCAACGTGGATGCTCTTTCTACCTTGTCCTGGAAGATGAAATCTGGTTTTCTTCATGTCATCCAACACATACTTGAAGTCTTTGATGTATTCCATGTCCGACCATTTCTAGACTTTCTCATGGGATGTGTTGTCCGGCTATTAGTAAACAACGCTCCAAATATCGATGAAGAAAGTAACAACATTGATAAAGAGATTGTCTCAACAAATCACGACCAg GCTGGCACTTCTCTAAAGCAGTTTAAAGAGTTGAGATCCTTATGTCTGAAGATTATTGCTCGTGTTCTTAAAAAGTACGAGGATTGTGATCTTGGCTCTGAGTTCTGGGACCTATTCTTTTCAGCGGTGAATCCGTTGATCAAGAGTTTTAAGCAGGAGGGTTCCAGCAGTGAGAAACCAAGCTCATTGTTCACATGCTTCTTGTCAATGAGCAAAAGCCCCAATCTCGTCACCTTCTTATGTCGGGAAGAGTCTCTTGTTCCAGACATTTTCTCAATTCCAACAGTCACCACAGCTTCAGAAGCTATAAAGTCCTCTGCCTTGAGTTTCATAAAGAATCTGCTCAGCCTTGAGAAGGACATGGAGGACGATGACCATATGAACAAAGGATTCTTAAACCCATACATAGACGCACTGATTAACAACTTACATTCTCTCTTTCGTGGAGATATTTTGAGAAG GAAATCATTCAAGTATCATGGTGAAAGAGAGATCAAGATTCTTAAACTATTGTCGAAACATATCAGAGATGAATCTCATGTAATGAAGTATTTGAACATCTTGCTGTCTTTCTTGGACAAACGTGTGAAATATTCTG ATATTCATCGTGAGGCTTTGCTAGCCATTCAAGACATCACATCGTTGCTTGGGAGTGAGAGTACTAACAAAATTATAGATACAGTCTCTCTTCTGCTTGTTGACGCTAAACCTGATGTCCGATTATGCATTTGTAACCTTCTTGAGTCCCTTGCGAAAATCGATTCTTCTCTAGATCGAGTG GCAAAATGCGTAAGCGATATGAATGCAACCTCACCCATGAAAGTTGATGACCTTGACTATGAAACGATAATGGATGCTTATGCCAAGATTGATGTGGATTTCCTTAACGAATCCTCGGAGCAGCACATGATGATCATTCTCTCACAGAGTCTATACAACATGACATCAAAAGAAGTTATGCTAAAGGATTGTGCATGTAACCTCTTGTGCACTTTTATTGAATTTTCAGCCTCTTTACTTTGCCAAGAGGCCTCAGCACACTCCGACATTGGCAAAGAGGTTTCAAAATCCGTTGCAAGATGGACAGGCGATCGCGTGTTGTGGATTATGAATAAGTTTATTTTGAAACACATTGGCGATGCAGTAAACAACGGAATCTCATGTGGAAAG GGGGAGATTCTTTTGATACGCAAAATGGTGATGAGACTTCCAGATTCCGGGAATCTTTCTGCATTCAGACCTTTGTGCTCTGAGAACGATGACCTTGATTTCTTCAAAAACGTCTTTAACATTCAG GCACACCGTAGAGCAAAGGCAATTAACAGTTTTGCCAAGGAGATCAAAGATAGCAGTCTGCCTGAG GGAGTAGTGAGAAAACTCTTGGTCTCAATCTTTTTCAACATGTTGCTTGAGGGACAAGAAAGAAAAGGTCAAGATAGTAAAGGTCGAGTTAAAAAGGGTCAAAATAGTAAAGATGAAAATGTCCTTGATGCATGCGAAGAAGCGCTTGCATCCCTGTCTGCTCATATGAGTTGGACCTCGTACTACGCTCTATTGAAGGGGTGTTTCCGAGAGATGAAGCAGCATACCGACAAGAGCAAGCGTCTGTTGGATCTCGTCTGCTTGATCTTGGACAAGTTTCACTTTGCAGAAGGTGGTGAGGCTCACGAGGAGATTAGGGGTTGCCTTGACAAAACCTTGTATCCAAAGATAACGAAGCTGTTTGATTCTGAGTCTGATGGCGTTAACTTCAACGCCTATGTAGCTGCTGTGAAGGTTCTAAAGCTACTTCCCAAAGAGATAATGGACTCAAAGATAGATTCTTTAGTCAATAAACTTTCCAATTTTTTGAGGGACGCGATGGAGAGCACACGTGAGGGAGCCAGAAAAGCTCTGGCTTCTTGTTTGAAGGAGCTTGGCCTGGAGAATTACTTGCAACTTGTCGTTAAGAAGCTAGTTTCTGTATTAACAAAAGGATCTGAGGTGCATGTGCTGGGGTACACTGTCAATCACATCTTATCGAAGTGCCTGCCAAGTCCTACTGGGTGGAAGTTGGATCATTGTTTGGAAGATCTTCTTGATGTGGTGGAAGCCGATATCCTTGGAGATGTTGATGAACAGAAAGAGGACAAGAAAGATTTAATGaataagaggaagaagaagaaagaaacgaTAAAACGCAAGTCACTTGATTCTCTGAGATTGATTGCTGAAAATGTAACGTTCAGAAGCCATGCATTGACGCTACTTTCTCCTGTCACTAAACAGCTGCAAGGGCCTATGACTTCGAAGCTAAAATCAACGCTTCAGGATATGTTAAAGCATATTGCAATTGGTCTTGAAGGGAATCCATCTGTTGATCAAGGACATCTTTTCTGTTTTATATATCACCTTGTTAACGACAACAAGAAGAGTGGTCTTAGAGGTCAAATATCTTCCCGGCCAtccaaaaagaaaaggaaatcgAGACGTATTCAAGACACTTCTGGTGCAAAGTCATGTCCACATCTCATCACGGTGTTTGCTTTGAACTTATTGCACAACAGACTGAAGAGAATCCAACCCAACAATACTAACGAAGAGCTGGTGTCGAAGCTGGATCCGTTTGTCAAACTACTTGTTGGTTGTTTGAGCTCTGTGTACGAAGATGTTGTGTCTTCATCTGTTAAATGTTTCACTGCATTGTTAAGGCTTCAACTGCCTTCCTTCAGGTCTGAAGCACGTGAAGTGAAAACCAAAGTGTTAGCCATTGCTCAGTCTGCAGTGAGTTCCAGTAGTCCTCTTGTGCAGTCATGCCTCAAGCTGTTAACAGCTCTTGTCAGCAATGATAACTTCAAGTTATCATCTGAGGAGTTGAAAATGTTGATTCAGTTCCGTATGTTTTCTGATCTGGAATCGGATTCCTCTGTTGCTTCTCTTTCACTTCTCAAGGCCATTGTGAGAAAGAAGCTCAAAGTTCCGAAGATATATGATATTGCCGACCAGGTTTCAAGGTTGATGATAACACATCAGGATAAATCAATCCGCAATAAATGTGGAGATATACTGGTAGAGTTTTTGGTCAATTATGTATCTTCCGAGAAACGCCTAGAAGGACATTTTAACTTTTTTCAGAAAAATCTGAG CTATGAACATTCAACTGGAAGAGAAGCAGTTCTTGACGTTCTTCAAAAGCTTATCCATAAATTCCCAGATCCTAGTCCTGGCAAGCAGTCGAAACCTTGTCTAGGCCACCAGTCAGTTGTTGACCAGCAGTCTCAAAACTTGTTTATTGAGCTTGCTCTTCATTTGGAAAGAGAAaatgatcaaaagttgctggcTAAGATTTGTGATGTGATGAAGCTTCTCATAGGCTGCATGAATAATTATAAGTCCAGTCTTAAGCTCTCTCTGGGTTGGTATAAGCAGGAGAACTCACGGGTTAGAGGAGCAAAG GTATTGAGGTTATTCATTGAAGCCGAGAAAAAGTTTCCAGAGAAAAAATGCAGTATACTGTTGAAAGAGGGTAAAACGATTTTAGAGTCTGCTGTAAAGTTGCAAAACACTGTTGAGGAAGGTAGTATTCCCTTATGGAAGGAAGCATATTACTCTCTGATTATGATAGAGAAGATGCTCACGCGGTTTCCTCATTTATGTTTTCGTGAAGATTCTAAG GATGTTTGGACAATGGTGTTTAAGTTGTTGTTGCACCGACATGAGTGGTTGCAAACTACAACATGCCGACTCTTGCACTATTATTTCAAAAACCTACCCGAGTCTACGGAAGCTGAGTCTCTTCTTGGTAAGCCAAGTAGCCTTTTCATGGTAGCTGCTTCTCTTTGCTTCCAGTTAAAGCTAAAGGTGGACCGCAACAGAGTCGTCAACAAAAACAATGATACCACTGAAGAAGATTATCTCAGAGAGAATCTTGTTTTTGCTGTCACTGGACTTCATTCAATGATTGGACAAACAGATGATGAGTACTGGTCAAGTCTCGACAGTGATGAGCAAGCAAAGTTCATGGAAGCCTTTCTAGTATTTGATTCAGGGAAAGTAAGGTCTACTTTTCTGGCTCTTACTAGTTCAGGCCACCTGAAAGGCCAAGATGATGTAAGAAACGTATTGGTCGGAAGCTTACTCAAAAGAATGGGGAAGCTTGCGTTTGATGTGGACTCTCATCAGATGAGAATAGTGTTCAACGTTTGTAAAGAGTTTGCCTCAAACTTGAATCAGGAAGAGTGTCGCCTATACGCCTTCAGGATTCTGCTTCCTTTATACAAAGTTTGCCAAGGGTTTACAGGGAAAGTCATCACAGACGAGTTGGAACAGCTAGCTGAAGAGGTGAGAGACGGTATAAGAGACAAGAGCTTAGGCGTTCAGATGTTTGTGAAAGTTTACAGCGAAATCAAAAAGAGTTTGGAAGTGAAAAGGCAGAAGAGGAGGCGAGAAGAGAAGGAAATGGCGGTGGTGAACCCTGAGAGGAACGCAAAGAGGAAACTGAAGGTAGCTTCGAAGAACAAGGCTaacaagaagaggaggatgATGAGGAGTAAAATGGATAGATGGTCACGCTCTTGA